In Edaphobacter paludis, a single window of DNA contains:
- the eno gene encoding phosphopyruvate hydratase codes for MTEIVSIHAREILDSRGNPTVEADVILDGGARGRAAVPSGASTGEHEAVELRDGDKDHYLGKGVLNAVENVESILAPELTGMDATNQRLIDATMISIDGTENKGKLGANAILAVSMACARASAEALKLPLYRYLGGVNACLLPTPMMNILNGGSHADSNVDFQEFMVMPVGAETFSDALRWGTEVFHTLKGVLKKKGYNTAVGDEGGFAPNLKSNAEAIELILEAIQLAGYKPGEEISIALDPAASEFYNKDTGKYVFKKSDKSEKTSAEMAAFWESWVRQYPIVSLEDGLAEDDWDGWKLLTDQIGGIVQLVGDDLFVTNTARLQQGIEQKVANSILIKVNQIGTVSETLEAIELARRFGYTSIISHRSGETEDTFIADLAVGTGAGQIKTGSASRTDRIAKYNQLLRIEEELGQSAEFLGIESVNFGR; via the coding sequence ATGACCGAGATCGTCTCTATCCATGCACGCGAAATCCTCGACTCCCGCGGAAACCCCACTGTCGAAGCCGACGTCATCCTCGACGGCGGAGCCAGAGGGCGCGCCGCAGTTCCCAGCGGAGCCTCCACCGGCGAGCACGAGGCCGTAGAACTTCGCGACGGCGATAAGGACCACTATCTTGGCAAGGGCGTTCTCAACGCAGTCGAAAATGTAGAGTCGATCCTCGCACCCGAACTCACCGGCATGGACGCCACCAACCAGCGCCTCATCGATGCCACCATGATCTCGATCGACGGCACAGAGAACAAGGGCAAGCTCGGAGCCAACGCCATCCTCGCCGTCTCCATGGCCTGCGCCCGCGCATCGGCTGAGGCCCTCAAGCTGCCGCTCTACCGCTACCTCGGCGGCGTCAACGCCTGTCTTCTGCCCACCCCGATGATGAACATCCTGAACGGCGGCTCGCACGCCGACTCCAACGTCGACTTCCAGGAGTTCATGGTCATGCCCGTAGGCGCTGAGACCTTCTCCGACGCGCTCCGCTGGGGCACCGAAGTCTTCCACACCCTCAAGGGCGTGCTCAAGAAGAAGGGCTACAACACCGCCGTCGGCGACGAAGGCGGCTTCGCTCCCAACCTCAAATCGAACGCCGAAGCCATCGAGCTAATCCTCGAAGCCATTCAACTCGCCGGCTACAAGCCCGGCGAAGAGATCAGCATCGCGCTCGATCCCGCCGCCAGCGAGTTCTACAACAAGGACACCGGCAAGTACGTCTTCAAGAAGTCCGACAAGTCCGAGAAGACCTCCGCCGAAATGGCCGCATTCTGGGAGTCATGGGTGCGTCAGTATCCTATCGTCTCGCTCGAAGACGGCCTCGCCGAAGATGACTGGGATGGCTGGAAGCTCCTCACCGACCAGATCGGCGGCATCGTGCAGCTGGTCGGCGACGACCTCTTCGTCACCAACACCGCCCGCCTGCAGCAGGGAATCGAGCAGAAGGTCGCCAACTCCATCCTGATCAAGGTCAACCAGATCGGCACCGTGTCGGAGACCCTCGAAGCCATTGAACTGGCCCGTCGCTTTGGCTACACCAGCATCATCAGCCACCGCTCCGGCGAAACCGAAGATACCTTCATCGCCGACCTCGCCGTAGGCACCGGCGCCGGACAGATCAAGACCGGCTCAGCCAGCCGCACCGACCGCATCGCCAAGTACAACCAGCTCCTCCGCATCGAAGAAGAGCTAGGCCAGTCCGCCGAATTCCTCGGCATCGAGTCCGTCAACTTCGGCAGATAA
- a CDS encoding beta-galactosidase trimerization domain-containing protein has protein sequence MFTIPEGVTLESDPYHVGAADNTARWWMELLTPTTATTIARYHHPVWGKYAAIVRNNYGKGEVTYVGFMPSDALVEKIVEESVKRAGLWGPQQALHFPTIMRSGRLTDGHLVHYLLNYSASPARIPYVMPQGKNLLSGEAVSQNSTIVLPPWGVALIEEGVR, from the coding sequence GTGTTCACCATCCCCGAGGGCGTCACGCTGGAGAGTGATCCGTACCACGTCGGCGCTGCTGACAATACCGCACGCTGGTGGATGGAGCTGCTCACGCCCACGACAGCCACCACCATCGCCCGCTACCATCATCCAGTTTGGGGCAAGTACGCAGCCATCGTCCGCAACAACTATGGCAAGGGCGAGGTCACCTACGTCGGCTTCATGCCCAGCGATGCACTTGTAGAGAAGATTGTGGAGGAAAGTGTCAAACGTGCCGGTCTCTGGGGACCGCAGCAAGCGCTCCACTTCCCGACGATCATGCGCAGCGGCAGACTGACCGATGGCCACCTTGTTCACTACCTCTTGAATTATTCGGCTTCTCCGGCTCGCATCCCCTATGTCATGCCACAGGGAAAGAACCTGCTTTCCGGTGAAGCGGTCTCTCAAAATAGCACGATCGTTCTACCCCCGTGGGGCGTCGCCCTCATCGAGGAGGGCGTCCGCTAA
- a CDS encoding DUF2059 domain-containing protein, whose amino-acid sequence MPNQLKSCAVILVISLAASVSAQTSQPIPAATPSPQTQTTKAPSEDLVPAHPATVEQIHEYYRLTHAIETAHKLMFQMVNGMQSSSAPYLPTAFWDDMKTSIGNIDLESAFIPAYQRYFSEEEMGAVIAFYKSPAGQHLLQSQPFIESFAGDQLREAGQKVGREVYLRHKDEIEAAKKKYEAAQVPASAADQK is encoded by the coding sequence ATGCCGAATCAACTCAAAAGCTGCGCTGTAATCCTCGTTATTTCCTTGGCCGCCTCTGTCAGTGCGCAGACCTCGCAGCCCATTCCTGCCGCAACTCCCAGCCCACAGACCCAAACCACGAAGGCACCTTCCGAAGATCTTGTCCCTGCTCATCCAGCCACGGTGGAGCAGATTCATGAGTACTACAGGCTTACACACGCAATAGAAACAGCGCATAAACTCATGTTTCAGATGGTTAACGGGATGCAGTCAAGCTCCGCGCCCTATCTCCCTACGGCGTTCTGGGATGATATGAAAACGTCCATCGGGAACATCGATCTCGAGTCCGCGTTTATCCCCGCCTACCAGCGATATTTTTCCGAAGAAGAGATGGGTGCTGTCATCGCTTTTTACAAGTCGCCCGCCGGCCAACATCTGCTTCAGTCTCAGCCCTTTATTGAATCCTTCGCCGGTGATCAGTTGCGTGAGGCGGGACAGAAGGTTGGACGTGAGGTTTACTTGCGGCATAAGGACGAAATAGAAGCTGCCAAAAAGAAGTATGAGGCGGCTCAGGTTCCTGCAAGCGCGGCGGATCAAAAGTAA
- a CDS encoding NUDIX domain-containing protein — MMYRQLTNELEVFLVHPGGPIWARKDKGAWTIPKGEYGPDENPLAAARREFEEETGFVATGEFADLGTVQQKSGKVVTVWAFEGDCDPLQLTSNTCQIEWPPRSGHQLEIPEIDRGRWFSIEEARKYIREEQQPLLDKLVPAIRVQ, encoded by the coding sequence ATGATGTATCGCCAATTGACCAATGAACTGGAGGTCTTTCTGGTACATCCCGGCGGACCCATCTGGGCCAGGAAAGACAAAGGCGCGTGGACGATTCCCAAGGGCGAGTATGGACCAGACGAAAATCCCCTTGCTGCTGCGCGGCGCGAGTTTGAAGAAGAAACTGGTTTTGTGGCGACTGGAGAATTTGCCGATCTGGGCACGGTCCAACAAAAAAGCGGAAAGGTGGTAACGGTGTGGGCATTTGAAGGCGATTGCGATCCCCTCCAATTGACGAGCAACACCTGTCAGATCGAATGGCCTCCACGTTCCGGGCATCAACTCGAAATCCCTGAAATCGATAGGGGTCGCTGGTTTTCCATCGAGGAAGCACGAAAGTATATCCGCGAAGAACAGCAGCCTCTTTTAGACAAACTTGTCCCTGCTATCCGCGTCCAGTAA